The Pseudomonas pergaminensis nucleotide sequence AGCGCCGACAGGCGCTCAAGGGCGCAAATGCGTTCGATCGTTTGCGAGGGCAATAACGTGAAAACAGCCGTTTGAATCACCGGCCTTGGTGCTAGATAGGAGGCCAAAACGGGCAGCAGGTTCAACCCAATTCGAGCTGCTGTAGGCGCTGGCTTGTCAGCGATGAGCATAGGTACCTACATAGCTCTGGGTACGGCGCCGGATCTGTGGAGAGTAAGCTTTTTCCTGCCGTCGGCCTGACACACACGACCGCTATCTATCTGTTGCCCCGCAATCCAAATGTGGGAGCTGGCTTGCCTACGAAGGCGGCCTGACAGCCGACCGCTATCTATCTGTTGCCCTGCAATCCAAATGTGGTTGCTTCAGAATCGTGTAGATATCTACGCAGCGATGAGCGCAGGAAGCCCACCCAATCATCAACCGCAACTCACCGCCCTTCCAACAACGCCCCAGCTTGGTCCAGCAACGCCAACGGATCACTCGCCTTGTGAATATCCACCGACAACAACTGCCTGAACTTGCGCGCCCCTGGGAAACCGGTGCCCAGCCCCAGGATGTGCCGAGTGATATGGTGCATCGAGCCACCGGTCGCCAAATGCTGGGCAATATAAGGCCGCAATTGCACCAACGCCTCCGCCCGACTGATCACCGGCGCGTCACTGCCAAACAGCTGCTGATCCACCTCCGCCAGCAGATACGGATTGTGATAAGCCTCCCGGCCCAGCATCACGCCATCAAACGTCTGCAAATGCACATGGCACTGCTCCAGCGTCTTGATCCCGCCGTTAAGCACTATCTCCAACTCCGGAAAGTCCCGCTTCAACTGCGCTGCCACGTCATAGCGCAGCGGCGGAATGTCGCGATTCTCCTTCGGCGACAACCCCTCCAGAATCGCGATCCGCGCATGCACGGTAAAACTGGTGCAACCCGCGTCCTTGACTGTCCCGACAAAATCACACAGCTCGGCATAACTGTCCCGCCCATTGATCCCGATGCGATGCTTCACCGTCACCGGAATCGACACCGCATCGCGCATCGCCTTCACACACTCCGCCACCAACGCCGGGTGCGCCATCAGGATCGCGCCGATCATATTGTTCTGCACGCGGTCGCTGGGGCAGCCGACGTTCAGGTTCACTTCGTCGTAACCAGCCGCTTCGGCCATACGCGCGCACGCGGCCAGGTCGGCGGGGACACTACCGCCCAATTGCAGTGCAAGCGGGTGCTCGGCTTCGTTGTGGCGCAAGAAGCGGTCGTGGTCGCCGTGCAGGATCGCGCCGGTGGTGACCATCTCGGTGTAGAGCAGGGCGTGCTTGGAGAGCAGACGCAGGAAGTACCGGCAGTGGCGGTCGGTCCAATCCATCATGGGTGCAACGCTAAAGCGCCGAGACAGTGCGGGGCTTGATTCTGCTGGGCTAAAGCTCTGTTTATCTAGCATTTTACTCAACGTGTTCTAGGCGAGTTTTAGGGCGTTTTCAGGCGTTTTTGGAGGCTCGGTGGTACGATGTACCACCTCAAAACTGAC carries:
- the dusA gene encoding tRNA dihydrouridine(20/20a) synthase DusA, with product MLDKQSFSPAESSPALSRRFSVAPMMDWTDRHCRYFLRLLSKHALLYTEMVTTGAILHGDHDRFLRHNEAEHPLALQLGGSVPADLAACARMAEAAGYDEVNLNVGCPSDRVQNNMIGAILMAHPALVAECVKAMRDAVSIPVTVKHRIGINGRDSYAELCDFVGTVKDAGCTSFTVHARIAILEGLSPKENRDIPPLRYDVAAQLKRDFPELEIVLNGGIKTLEQCHVHLQTFDGVMLGREAYHNPYLLAEVDQQLFGSDAPVISRAEALVQLRPYIAQHLATGGSMHHITRHILGLGTGFPGARKFRQLLSVDIHKASDPLALLDQAGALLEGR